GGTCAATTTAGTTCCCGCGTCGCGTCCGGCGACAACAAAGTCGGTTTTTGCTGAAACGCTGCCCGCAACCCGGGCGCCCAAAGCCAACAATTTTTCTTTTGCTTCGCTACGAGAAAAATGCGTTAGCGTACCGGTTAACACGATGGTTTTACCGTATAGCTCTGAGTCAGCGTAATCCGGTTTTTCTTCTTCCCAAACAATGCCTTGCTCCAACAACTTATCAATAACTTCAAGATTGTGTGGCTGCTCAAAAAAGGTCACAACATGTTGGGCAACAACTGGACCAATATCTTCGATTTCAAGCAGACTCTCGATCGTTGCCACCTTTAAATTATCTAAACTGACATAGTGCAAGGCCATCGATCTCGCGGTGGCTTCACCGACTTCACGAATACCCAACGCATATAAAAACCGGGCAAAACGCGTCTGTTTTGCTGCTTGTAGCGCTTGGATTAAATTCTCAGCAGATTTATCTCCCATTCTTTCCAGCTGGCTTAGATCTGCGACGGTTAAATGAAATAAATCCGCTGGTGTTTTGACTAATTCGGCATCAACCAGTTGTTCGACCAATTTGTCACCTAAGCCTTCAATATCCATCGCTTTGCGGGAGGCGAAATGTTTTAACGCTTCTTTACGCTGCGCTGGACAACTCAAGCCGCCACTACATCGTGCTATCGCCTCGCCCGGGAGGCGTTCAACTTTTGCATCGCAAGCTGGGCAGTTTTCAGGCATAACGAAAACTGTTGTTTGTGCTGGCCGTTTGTTGGTGACAACGCCAACAATTTCCGGAATAACATCTCCTGCTCGACGAACAATGACTGTATCGCCAATCCGTACGTCTTTACGTCGGATTTCATCTTCGTTATGCAAGGTGGCATTGCTGACCGTGACCCCGCCCACAAAAACCGGTTTTAATCGCGCGACGGGCGTGATAGCGCCGGTTCTGCCAACTTGGACCTCAATTGCTTCAACCAGGGTCATTTCTTCTTGAGCGGGAAATTTATAAGCGATGGCCCAGCGCGGCGCGCGTGATACAAAACCCAAGCGTTTTTGCAAATTGAGCGAGTTCACCTTAAAAACGACGCCATCAATTTCATAAGGCAAGGCGTCGCGTTTGTCGGCTAATTTTTCAATATAGCGTTGACATGCAGACAGATCTGGCAGTAACTCGATATCGGGGCAAATCGCCCCGCCCCAGCTCTCGATCAGTTTTAAGGCCTCAAGATGGCTCTCTGGTAAGCGCATGCCGATTATTTCGCCAAGAGAATAACAATATAAGGCCAATGGACGCGTTGCGGTCACAGATGAGTCAAGTTGTCTTAATGATCCTGCTGCGGCATTTCGGGCATTAACAAAGATTTTTTTTCCTTGAGCAAGTTGTTGTTGATTTAACTTTTCAAATCCTTGTTTTGGCAGATAAATTTCACCACGAATTTCAACCACCTCAGGTATGTCAAAGCCTTGCAATGTTAATGGGACATTACGAATTGTGCGGACATTAGTGGTCACGTCTTCACCTACCATGCCATCGCCACGAGTGGCGGCTTGCGTCAATAAGCCTTTTTCGTAGCGGATACTAATCGCCAAGCCATCCAGTTTGGGCTCGGCCACATACTCGACTGACTGCTCTGTATTCAATCGGTCTTTGATACGCTGGTCAAATGCGGCTAATTCCACTGTGTCGAAGACATTATCCAGAGATAACATCGGCAAGGCATGCGTGACCTGAGTAAATTTGTCTAAAGGGGGGGCACCGACTCGTTGTGTTGGTGAGTCAGGCGTTATTAGTTCCGGGTGTTGCTGTTCTAGCTGTTTCAGTTCGGCAAACAAACGATCATATTCGGCATCACTGACCAAGGGATCATCATGCCTGTAATAACGAAAATTCAGCTCACGAATTTGCTCACGCAGCTGCGTGATACGGTGCGGTGCAGAGTCAGAGGTCATCATAGGTTCGATTTTCTTCCTGCAAGGTCAGATTCAGCTCAAAAATCTGGTTACGCAAGCGTTCTAATGTTGATTCTGTTAGCGGCTGACGCTGTTCATCACAGACAATGCCATCGAGCTGCTCTGCCATTTGAGTGGCACATTCGACCATCGCATCCAGCACCGTCAGGCCATTAGCAGGCCCAGGCAAACGTGCAAATAACAAAATGCCTGGTGTTTTCATTGAGATGAGTTCAGCCGGCAGAAAAGTGCCTGGATCGATAATGTTGGCAATACTGAACAAGCTCTGTTTCCGGCTGCCAAGCGAAAAGCGATGGTAAATCTGCATTTCACCAAAATGCATATCCTGATTATCCAAGGCATTTTTTACAGCGCGGCCGGTAAATAACCGATCTGCTGGTGCCATTACCGTTAAGGCAATTACTAAATCCCAGTCTTGTTCCGGCACTGGTGTTTCGGCCGGGATATCATCTGCCTCCGCCAATTCAGACGCGATATCTGACGCGCTATTCTCATCTAGATCAGTGAGATTAAGATTGATATGCGGCTCATTGGCGATGCTGTCAGTGTCAATTTGTGACTCTGATTCTGATAACACCGCATCAAATCGACTGTGGAATGTCTGGTTATCCGTTTCTTCATCAAGTTCACGTTGAAACGCATCAGCGAGTTTCTGATTGCGCTGATAACTCACAAAACCAACTGCTGCGCCACCTAGCAAAATAATAAGGATCAAAAGGATGATTTCAAACACTTAAATTAATCCGTCAACTCAGGGATAATGATGATTTTGTATTAACTAAATAGAGATTACCGATGTCCACGCAACCGAGCAAACAACTGGAAACTTTCGACAATGCGACCCCAGAACGGGATTATACCATTCACATTGAAACTCCGGAGTTTACTTGTCTTTGCCCAAAAACGGGTCAGCCTGATTTTGCCACCATAAAAATCGACTATGTACCTGATTTAAAATGCGTCGAATTAAAATCATTAAAATTGTATTTTTGGTCTTTTCGTGATGAAGGCGGTTTTCATGAAAAATTAACCAATCAAATTCTATCTGACCTCGTAGCAGCGCTAAATCCGCGGTTTATGCGTGTCACCGGTATTTTCAATGTCCGTGGTGGCGTGTATACCAATGTGGTTGCGGAGCATCGTCAAAAAGACTGGCTGCCACCGCAACCGGTTGTTTTGCCCTGATTGATGTCAACACCGGTTTGGCTGGGTATTGATCTGGGAACAAGTGGTTGCCGTATTTGCGTTATTGATGATGAAAACAAGCTGGTTTTTCAACGCCAACAGACATTCTCATCGCATGTTCCTTACCCGGATCCACCCCAACAGTGGCAAATCGTACTGACGTTACTGCGACAAACCAGTCAGTCTGCCGATAAGGAAAACTGGCAAATTCGTGCCATTGCCATTGCCGCAACTTCAGGTACGGTGATGCGTGGTCGGCCAGATGGTCAGCCAGACTCGCCGATGCTGCGATACGATAATGCAGTCGCAATAGATCAAGTCAATGAAATAAAAGCCATCGCCCCCAAGCACTCGGGGGCCCATGGCATAGGCAGTGGCTTAGCCAAATATCTTTACCTTAATCAACATTACTCCAGTGACAAGCCAGGTTTACTGATGCATCAGGCTGATTGGATTGCCACACAACTTGGCGGCCAAGCTGGAATTACGGATTACCATAATGCGCTCAAGTCTGGTTTTGACCCGGTGGCGCTATGCTGGCCAGACTGGCTAAGTCGCTGGATGCCTGCGACAGCTTTGCCTCGTGTTGTTGCCCCCGGCAGCATGATTGGCAGCCTATCCGATACAGTGGCGCAACACATACAGCTCAAACAAGACATTCGCCCCGCTATTGTTGCAGGCACCACCGATAGTTTGGCCGCTTTCCTCGCGACAGGTGCTAACCAATGCGGTGATGGCGTCACCTCTTTAGGCTCTACCCTGGTCGTAAAGCAGCTCTGTAACCAACCTTATTTTGAGCCTGAATCCGGCATTTACAGCCATAAAATGGGGCGATATTGGTTAGTTGGCGGCGCATCAAATTCAGGTAGTGCCGTTATCAGCCAATTTTTTACTGATCCGCAAATCAAACAGCTGAGCGAGCATATTAATCTGGCGCAACAGCCGCCATGGTACTACCCATTGCTTACTATGGGAGAACGTTTTCCCGTTGCGGATCCAGACAAGCAACCCCAATTGACACCGCGACCTGAGCAGGACAGTCTGTTTTTGCATGGCCTTTTAGCTGGTATTGCCAATATTGAAGCCATTGCTTATCAACGTTTACAACAACTGACGGCAACACCATTGCAACGTATTCGTACCGTCGGCGGCGGCGCTGCTAACGCAATCTGGAGCAAAATCCGCCAGCAAAAATTGGCGGTGCCATTTATTGCAGTGGCACACACTGAGGCGGCTTATGGCTGTGCGCTGTTAGCCAAAGAAGGGTTAAGCTCATTTGAAAGGGAGCAGGATGACTGAGTTTTTTCGCGGTGCCCGTTATGTGTTAAACGGTTTTTCACTCATTAATCAGCTTGGAGTAAGGCGATTTGCCTATATTCCCATTTTGATAAATACCCTCTTGTTCAGTGTCGCTATCTGGTTTGCTATCAGTCAATTTGATGGTTGGATGACTACGATGCTGCCAACCTGGCTGCCAGAATGGTTGGCTAACATTATGATGTGGGTTTTGTGGCCACTGTTCGCGCTATTAATTCTGATATTGGTGGTATTCACGTTTACTATTCTAGCCAATATTATCGCGGCCCCGTTCAATGGGCTATTGGCCGAGGCGGTCGAAAAAAAACTGACTAATCAGGCACCCCCATCGCAAACAATGACGCAATTGATTGCCGATGCGCCACGTATGATCTGGAATGAAATTCGCAAGCTGGGCTACCTGTTGAAGTGGATGATTCCGCTACTGATTTTTTCGTGGATTCCGGGCTTGAACCTGATCGCCCCACTGCTATGGTTGGGCTTTTCCAGTTGGACTCTGGCCCTGGATTACCATGACTATCCCCTCGGGAATCATGCGATGGGCTTTCCAGCACAGCGCGCTTTACTGCGCCGTAAACGCGGACTGGCTTTAGGCTTTGGCATGGCCACATTGGGGGCGACCATGATCCCGGTAGTGAATTTTTTAGTTATTTCTGCAGCAACGGCAGGGGCAACTCAGCTTTATGTTGAAAAATTAAAAACCCTACCGGCTAAACCTGCCGGTTAAGGTTTTCAATGGCCTCGTCGAGCAATATTTCGATATCCCACTCACAAGATCCGCAACCAGAAATACAACCTGTTTTCCGGGAAATCGTATCGGTATCGACTATTCCTTGCGCTACCAAACTCAGAATTTTTCCACGTGTCGTGCCACTGCAATCACAAAGGATTTCGTCACTGTCTGCGTTATTTTGACTCATCATAAAAGCTAGAAAATGCGTAATTAGCCGGGATACCCGAATAACTTTTGCGCTTTGATCTTCTCTGCAACAATATCGGGAACCAGTGCTTCCCAGCCCGATTGATTGGTCATGATCATATTCAGCACATCGGGTGAAAAAATATGCAGATAGTCTTCATTGGAAGCCTCAATTTGCTCAATAACACCACATTGCTTGAGATAATCAAACAAGTGTTTTTGTTTGATGCTGACATTCAGGTTATCAATCTTGTACAACGTGTCTGTTTCGGCATCTTTATACGGATAAATATAGAGTTTGACGTTGTTCTTGAATAACCGACCAAAGCCTTCCAGAATACCGCCATTAAGTGCCGCGTAATATTTTTGATTAAATAATTCAACCAGACTGTGCGCGCCCATGATAAGCCCAATACGTCTGTCAGTGTATCGCGATAAATAGGTCGCCAGACGATGATATTCCGGATAATCTGAAATCATCACGGTCTGCCCGGTTTCTCGGAGCACATCGGCGCGGCTAATAAAGTCTTCAAGATCGATTTGATCATCTTTGCTGGTCAGGTTGTGCATGGTAATTTCCATGATGGAAATAGTTTCACCAGCGGCTTCCTGATCTTCTGCTTCAAACCGTTTTCTCGCAGCATTGAGCATATCAATATTGACATGGGTTACGGGGCGAAAACGGCCGCGTTCCACCAGAACATTCTTTTTTCTGAGATGTTCTGACGGTTGTAGTACCTTGCCATCGGCCGAGAACATCGCGGCATCACTCAAACCAAGTTGAACCAGACGCAAACTGATCACCCGGTTATCGACATGAATAAAGGCATCCCCTTTCAATTCGACCATATCCACCTCAATACGGTCCGTTGATAAGTTGTCGAGCAATGATTTCACCAGACAGTCCGGGCTGTGGCTGAGGTGAAATGCCCCATAGATGAGATTGACACCAATGATACCCAAGGCTTCCTGTTGCAGCGCGTTTTCATTATCGAGCATGCGGACATGGATGATAATTTCACTCGGCGCGGCCTGTGGCGTTGTTTGAAAACGAATACCTAACCAGCCATGACACTCATTGGTGCCATGATAGTTACGCGCTGAGACCGTATCAGCAAAGGCAAAGAAAGCGGTTCGGTCGCCACGCTGTTCGCTCAACCGTTCCAGATTCAGGTCGTACTCCAATGCCAGCATGGCCTCTAACCGTTCACGACAAACGTAGCGAGGTGCTTTACCATAGATGTCATCACTGACTTTCATATCGTAGGCAGAAATACTTTTTGCAATGGTGCCTGCGGCGCCGCCAACACGAAAAAACCATCGAACAACCTCTTGTCCCGCGCCAATTTCAGCAAACGAACCATAGCGCACATCATCAAGATTGACTTCAAGTGCCTTGGCACTGGTTGTTAACATTTTATTCTCCATGGGGGTCCTTTTCATTTAGAGGCGTGTGTAATTGCATCAGTAAACGTTGGATGTTGTAGCAACGTACTGGTTTTTCAATAGCAGGATGACGTTTTCTATCAAGCTGGTTTGCCTAACACCTTGGATAAGCGTTCAATCGCTTGTGTCAGATACCGTTCGGAAGTGGTATAAGCAAACCGAACATGATTTTGTTGCTGATGTTGACCAAAATCGTACCCAGGCGTTACGGCAACCCCTGCCGAGTCAAGAAACAGTCGACACAGTGACTGGCTGTCAGGACAGGTTGAGGTAAGTAACTCTCGGCAGTCAGCATACAAATAAAAAGCCCCTTTTGGTGTTACCGGAAAATGAAAGCCCAGTTCACGTAATGCAGGTAACAACCAGTTTCGGCGTTGTTCAAACTGGGCTCTGCGTTGTTCCAGAATCTCCATTGTTTCATCAGTAAATGCCGCCAGTGCAGCATGCTGAGAAATGGTGGGCGCGGCCAAAAACAGGTTTTGTGCGAGCCTATCCATGACTGGTTCCATATCCGCAGGGACAACTGCCCAGCCAAGTCGCCAGCCAGTCATGCCAAAAAACTTGGAAAAACTGTTAATGACAATTGCATCATTATCAACGGCCAACACGGTTGGCAGCCGAATTCCATCATAAGTTAAACCATGATAAATCTCATCCACGACAAGCATGCCAGCACGTGCTCTGACTGCTGTCACAAGATTTTTAAGATCCGTTTCTAATAAAACGGTTCCGGTTGGATTTGCCGGTGACGCAACTAATGCCACTTGGGTTTCACTGTCCCAATAGTCCGCAATATGCCTTGCGGTTAATTGAAAATTGGTTTTTGCATCAACTGGTACGGGCTTGGCTTTGCTCGACAAAAAAGTCGCAAAATGCCGATTACAAGGGTAACCGGGGTCAGTCATCAGCACTTTCTTGTTCTGATCTAATAAGGCGCCCAATACTAATAACAGAGCGCCGGACGCGCCAGGGGTGACGACAATTCGATTAGCAGAGATAGATAATCCGTAGTACGTCTGGTACCACCCCGAGATGGCTTCTCGCAGTGCAGGCAAGCCAAGCGCTGGAGTGTAGAATGTTTGCTGATTCTGCAAGGCACGCATTCCCGCCTCAATAATAGGCTGCGGTGTCGAAAAATCGGGTTCGCCAATTTCCATGTGCATAACAGTTTTACCTTGCGCCTCCATGGCTTTGCTTCGGGCGAGAATATCCATCACATGAAATGATTCGATGTTGGCGGCTCGGCGACTAACCGGCGATGGCTTTGCCATGTAGCTCCTTTAGGGTATCCAAAGAAATAATGGGCGCTGAAATCGGTGTTCCCGATACGGCCTGGCAGGGTAACGCTGGCTCTCCAAAGTGATCAATGACACTCAGTGCACCAGCATACGCGGCATCCTGTGTTGTCTCATTTATCAAGGCAATCACGGGCAGTTTGATCGATAAAGCGTTTGGTAACCGGCTTATTGAGTCAGAAATCAGTAAGCCGTCTTGAGGCGTTAATTCTAGACGGCCAAGACAGCGCTGGTAAACATTCGTGGCAATATCTGCGTTATCAAGCTCTTCGCAATGCACCATCTTGTTGGTTGTCTCACGGCCCAGCAGTTGTTGGATCAACAGGTTTATTTCACTCCGTGTTCGTTCTGTGACAAAGATAACCGGCAACGCTGACTGCGCCATACCTTGCAAAAAACGTATCAGCCCCGGTCGGCTGGGTAAAGCGCCTTGTTTAACCAAGGAAGCATAATGCGCCAGCTTATCAGCATACAACCGGTCGACAATGGCGTCTGGGACGCCTTCAGCTGCACATTGAAGGTGAAAATTATTCAGATAATAAGCCAGCCGTTGTCGTTCGTCTTTTATCGACAGCAAATTCTGATAAAGTGCTTTGTCCCAGAACCATTCGAGACCATTGTCGTAAAATGCGCGATTAAAGGCCAGACGATGACTTTCATGCTTCACTTCCTCAAGCACCCCGTCTATATCTAAAATCACGGCATTTAAAGTGTTCATTTACTGTTTTTCCTAGCCAGTTTTAGGCTAAAATAGATCGATTGTTTTGCACAACCCTGAGCCATCTGCTATAGATGCGCCCTTGTTTTTAGAAAGTATGAGGTTTTTAGAGATGGATGCAAGTCAGAGCGACGTTAACTTCTCACCCTACCAGCCAAAGGATGGCGAAGCGTACATGAGCGCTGAAATGTCGAGCCATTTCCGGTCAATTCTTGAAAAATGGCGGACTCAGCTTAAAGAAGAAGTTGACCGCACCGTTCATCACATGCAGGACGAAGCGGCTAATTTTCCGGATCCCAATGATCGGGCTACACAAGAAGAAGAGTTCACGCTTGAACTTCGAACGCGGGATCGTGAACGTAAACTAATTAAGAAAATTGAAGAATCATTAATTGATTTAGACAAAGGCGATTATGGTTTTTGTGAATCTTGCGGTACTGAAATTGGTATTCGTCGTCTTGAAGCAAGACCAACCGCAACCCTTTGTATTGACTGTAAGACATTGGATGAAATTCGCGAGAAAAATCGCGTTTAATTTTTAAGCATAACCTCATACCTAAAAAAGCCCCACTTTGCTGGGGCTTTTTTATTTATCGTTCAAAAATATAGAGTAAGTCAACGCCACTTTCGGTACCAGACTCTGCTTGCAACGTCCATATTTTACTTAACTCATAACGCATCTGAACCGTACTCACTGGCTCCAGCACGCCAATGCCATACCCCACATATAAGCGTGGTGACAGATATTTACCAATCTGAACGGCAGCAGTTTCTGGGCTTTCACCACTAAACGAAACGGTATCCAGACCAAATGTGCCGGCAATCTGATCACTCAAGGCATTGCCATTTTGAATACCTAAACTGGTTGCTGCAGAAGCCAACATTGCTCCATCACCTGATGTGGCTTGTTCAAGTGGTCTGCCAATTAAAATATAGGACAGCACATCATCTTGAGACATCGACGGTGAGGAAAATAAAGTTGCTTGTGGATTACTCACCGGGCCAGTCAAATGAATACCTGCGGTGACATCAGTCATCTTGCGTACGGCTTTGACATCAAGGTCCGGGTTATCTATTGCCCCACCAGAAAACCGGATCTGACCATTATCAACCGTTAATTCCTTGCCATAAGCAATGTAACTACCATTATCTAGCGTAATCTGGCCGTCGGCCAGCAACAAACCGCCGGCTTGCCCTGATATCTGCAAATCGCCGTACAAATCGCCCCGAAATCCTGCCGCACGAATACTTACCGCATCACCGAGAACCAATCTGATATCAACATCGGTTTCTAAAGGTGTTGACTCTACTGGTGGCGCATTAACAATCACGACGTCTTTACTCGGCGTCACCGCTGAGTTGAATTCCATGGGTGCCAGCTCGGCTTCAGGTAAAGTCAATGTGCCGGCAATTTTAGCGTGGTCAGCACGCATTGACAGGCTTAAGTCAGGCGAGGCAACAATGTAGGCCTCTGGCATATCCATCAACAGTATTTGTTCGCCCTGAATGGTGCTTTCCAATGTCCAACCACTGTCAGGCATTTCAAACGCGCCAGCCAATTCGAATTGTCCTTCACCAGATTGCCCTTGAGCTAACAACGATAAACCTTGCACTGGGTTACCCGTGATATCAGCGTTTAAGGCTTGTAACTGAATGCCCAGCGCACTCAACGCGACTTGTCCGTCTCTTAAAGTAATCGCTGCATCAATTTCGGGCTGCCTGAGGGTGCCGGCAATATCACTATCAATTTTCAGCTTGCCTTGCAGATCATCGACAGCAGGATGGTCAAGCTGAAATGCGGATAAATCCGGAATTTCAGTAACGAGTTGCGCAACGATTGGACTGTTCATCGGGCTCGCCAGCAAAGCTTTAACTGGTGGCGCTTGCAGGCGTGCGGTTAAAGGCGAGACCCCGCCAATATCGACTGCCAATGTTAAACCAGCACGTGTCTGACTATTATCCGCTTCATAGTTGAGATTCAACGTTTCAATGCCGATTGGCTGCGGTTGGGTCAGGCCCTCACCTACCAGCTGGAATTGTCCATTTTGCAAGTCAATCTGCCCATTGCCGGTCACCGTATTGTCGGGCGTGGCAGACAGAGACAATTGCCCATTTAATTGACCATCAAGTTGAAGATAGTCTTGATAAAAAATCTGAAAAAGATTAACGGGTAGCGACTCAAGCGCCAGCTGAGCCTGCCAGCCATTATCACGCTGGTTTTCACCCTGCAAACAGATTTCTGCATTATTACTGGTCAGACACATTGGTGCAACGCGTTGTGTTGTCTCCGAAATCTGTAATGGCGCTGGCTGGGTTAATTGCCAATTTTCGTAAGACTCTGACCTGAGCGTTAAGGCATTCAGCTGACCTTGCCACGCATTTTTTTCTGACAACGCGCCTTGAAGTAAGAAATCGAGCGATGCTTCATTGGCAATGATTTCGGCTTGTAATTGATGTTGTTGCCGTGTGCCGTCAAGGTCTAACGTAACGTTTTCCAGCTGATTACCGTTGACAGTTAAGTTTTTTGCGGTCAACGCTAATTGACTGTTTTGTTGGCCATTAATATCAACGTTTGCTTGCGCACTTAGTTGTTCAAGACGAAGTTTATCGGCATAGCGAATTTCAGCGCCTGATAACTGCGCCTCAAGACGCAACGTTGCAAGTGTGCCTGAGACCTGCCCTTCACCATTTAACTGCCCGGATGCTTCCGGTAAAAAGTCTTGCAAATCCGTTGCTTGTATATTCCAGGTGGCTGCGGCATCAGGTAAGAGACGACCGTCTACCGTCAACGACGATTGCCCCGTGTTTAAAAGCAGATCTGAAACACTAACCCGATCGTTGAGCATTTCTGCCTGTCCTTTAAGCTGAAATGGCCTCTCTCGAAGCACACCGTCTACGGCTAAATCATTAACTTGAACATAAACTTGTTTGTCAGCGGTTTGCTCAGCCTGAATTTGAGTGTGACCACTAATTCGGCCTGGAAAGCTGGCTGCATAAAGACTCGGATCAAAGTCTTTCAAGTTAACCACGCCGGTCGCGCTAATATTGTCTACCCAACCAATATTACCGTCGTAAGAAAGCGCCCCACCCGGTATGCCTAAGTTCAAACTTATCTCTGCTTGCTGCAACTCGGGACTATTGGCTCGGAGTGCAATCGTAACGGGCGTTTTATCAATTTCAGTATCCGCATTTAACACACTTGATAGGTGTGTGGTATCACCTTGAGCTTGAAGCGATCCTTGCACAAGCTTTATTTGCTGCCCTGCAGTTAATTTTTGTGGCAAAAACAAATCTTGCCAATCCGCATCGATCGCAAATTGAAGCTT
The genomic region above belongs to Methylophaga frappieri and contains:
- a CDS encoding translocation/assembly module TamB domain-containing protein; the encoded protein is MRRRHIAGSLSILLLIMIAISGWLVTTQSGLQFVVQSAEKMIPDLSIGAANGRLISRFTLEDFAYQPENGTQIKVKRLNARWQASLFLLGRLNITQLHIDEVDVLLQETSTSAPPSDSELFELTLPFSIYLRSLRINKLFVQHQTGSDAQLIFDRLDTSLRINQNRLSVSALNLTRPEGAFTLVGDVLLTKPYPLNLNYELQVIHEDYGPLSLTATINGDIEEITIRQQLGEPFASEQILTLSHLLHQPEWRLFVEGEAWNIGKLLPEQSGKFEHFRVRGEGTSTRAELKIESDVTGIHEQLPLILVHANINSDNLKNWLIDSQLTFPSKGKINLSGNIKTNEQLPTPEFALTGRWQSLQWPLETEKVPSISDSNGQIVLTGNTEVYHVKLNTTATLYDEPLKINSDITGSLSDATIELLKVNYGNGEFRSKGQVSWQDKLQFAIDADWQDLFLPQKLTAGQQIKLVQGSLQAQGDTTHLSSVLNADTEIDKTPVTIALRANSPELQQAEISLNLGIPGGALSYDGNIGWVDNISATGVVNLKDFDPSLYAASFPGRISGHTQIQAEQTADKQVYVQVNDLAVDGVLRERPFQLKGQAEMLNDRVSVSDLLLNTGQSSLTVDGRLLPDAAATWNIQATDLQDFLPEASGQLNGEGQVSGTLATLRLEAQLSGAEIRYADKLRLEQLSAQANVDINGQQNSQLALTAKNLTVNGNQLENVTLDLDGTRQQHQLQAEIIANEASLDFLLQGALSEKNAWQGQLNALTLRSESYENWQLTQPAPLQISETTQRVAPMCLTSNNAEICLQGENQRDNGWQAQLALESLPVNLFQIFYQDYLQLDGQLNGQLSLSATPDNTVTGNGQIDLQNGQFQLVGEGLTQPQPIGIETLNLNYEADNSQTRAGLTLAVDIGGVSPLTARLQAPPVKALLASPMNSPIVAQLVTEIPDLSAFQLDHPAVDDLQGKLKIDSDIAGTLRQPEIDAAITLRDGQVALSALGIQLQALNADITGNPVQGLSLLAQGQSGEGQFELAGAFEMPDSGWTLESTIQGEQILLMDMPEAYIVASPDLSLSMRADHAKIAGTLTLPEAELAPMEFNSAVTPSKDVVIVNAPPVESTPLETDVDIRLVLGDAVSIRAAGFRGDLYGDLQISGQAGGLLLADGQITLDNGSYIAYGKELTVDNGQIRFSGGAIDNPDLDVKAVRKMTDVTAGIHLTGPVSNPQATLFSSPSMSQDDVLSYILIGRPLEQATSGDGAMLASAATSLGIQNGNALSDQIAGTFGLDTVSFSGESPETAAVQIGKYLSPRLYVGYGIGVLEPVSTVQMRYELSKIWTLQAESGTESGVDLLYIFER